In Staphylococcus lloydii, the following proteins share a genomic window:
- the cysS gene encoding cysteine--tRNA ligase translates to MITLYNTLTRQKETFEPIEPGKVKMYVCGPTVYNYIHIGNARPAIVYDVVRRYFEYQGYEVIYVSNFTDVDDKLINRSKELNESVETIAERYINAFYEDTGALNVRRATSNPRVMNHMDDIIQFIQDLVDEGYAYVSGGDVYYRTRKFEDYGKLSHQSLNDLKVGARIEQGEQKEDALDFTLWKAAKEGEISWDSPFGKGRPGWHIECSVMAYKELGATMDIHAGGTDLQFPHHENEIAQSEAHNHATFANYWMHNGFINIDNEKMSKSLGNFVLVHDIIKEIDPDVLRFFMISVHYRSPINYNMELVNAARNGLERIRNSYKAIIERAEIATDVTDQTDYITEINKILAQFEEVMNDDFNTANAITAWFELTKLANKFVLENTTSLAVLERFKEVYQIFSDVLGVPLVGQEAEVLLDEDIEALIEERNEARKNKDFARADEIRDSLKEQNIILEDTAQGVRFKRG, encoded by the coding sequence ATGATTACATTATATAATACACTTACACGTCAAAAAGAGACGTTTGAGCCTATTGAGCCAGGCAAAGTTAAAATGTACGTTTGTGGCCCAACAGTTTATAACTATATTCATATAGGGAATGCACGTCCAGCCATTGTTTATGATGTTGTACGTAGATATTTTGAATATCAAGGCTATGAAGTGATTTATGTATCTAATTTTACAGATGTTGACGATAAATTAATCAACCGTTCTAAAGAATTAAATGAATCTGTAGAAACGATTGCCGAACGTTATATTAATGCTTTCTATGAAGATACAGGTGCGTTGAATGTAAGAAGAGCAACTTCTAATCCACGTGTGATGAACCATATGGACGATATTATTCAATTTATTCAAGATTTAGTGGACGAAGGTTACGCTTATGTTAGTGGCGGGGACGTCTATTATAGAACGCGTAAATTCGAAGATTACGGTAAATTAAGCCATCAATCTTTAAATGATTTGAAAGTCGGCGCTCGAATTGAGCAAGGTGAACAAAAAGAGGACGCATTAGACTTCACTCTATGGAAAGCCGCAAAAGAAGGCGAAATAAGCTGGGACAGTCCATTTGGTAAAGGGCGTCCAGGTTGGCATATTGAATGTTCGGTCATGGCTTATAAAGAACTTGGCGCTACGATGGATATTCACGCAGGGGGTACAGATTTACAATTCCCTCACCATGAAAATGAAATTGCCCAATCTGAAGCTCACAACCATGCGACGTTTGCCAATTATTGGATGCACAATGGCTTTATTAACATTGATAATGAAAAAATGAGTAAATCGTTAGGTAATTTTGTTCTTGTACATGACATTATTAAAGAGATTGATCCAGATGTATTACGATTCTTTATGATTAGTGTGCATTACCGTAGCCCAATTAACTATAATATGGAGTTGGTTAACGCAGCTAGAAACGGGTTAGAACGTATACGTAATAGTTACAAAGCTATAATAGAACGTGCTGAAATAGCTACGGATGTGACAGATCAAACTGATTATATTACTGAAATTAATAAGATATTAGCGCAATTTGAAGAAGTAATGAACGATGACTTTAATACGGCCAATGCGATCACAGCTTGGTTTGAATTAACAAAATTGGCTAATAAATTTGTTTTAGAGAATACTACATCATTAGCAGTGCTTGAAAGATTTAAAGAAGTTTATCAAATATTCAGTGATGTTCTAGGTGTACCACTTGTTGGACAAGAAGCAGAAGTCTTATTAGATGAAGACATCGAAGCGCTTATTGAAGAACGTAATGAGGCAAGAAAAAATAAAGACTTCGCTAGAGCTGATGAAATACGTGACTCACTAAAAGAACAAAACATCATTTTAGAAGATACGGCTCAAGGTGTGAGGTTTAAACGTGGATAA
- the cysE gene encoding serine O-acetyltransferase produces the protein MKDDINMVFEQDPAAKTTFEVVTSYAGLHAIWSHLIAHELYKKKKYVIARLISQIARFFTGIEIHPGAEIGKRLFIDHGMGVVIGETCRIGNNVTIYQGVTLGGTGKEKGKRHPDIGDNVLIAAGAKVLGNIQIDSDVNIGANSVVLTSVPSYSTVVGIPGHIVKQDGKRIGKTFDHLNLPDPIYEQMKELERQLEKTRNGEIQDDYII, from the coding sequence ATGAAAGACGATATTAATATGGTATTTGAGCAAGACCCCGCAGCAAAAACGACATTTGAAGTTGTGACATCATATGCTGGTTTACATGCGATTTGGAGTCATTTGATAGCGCATGAATTATACAAAAAGAAGAAATATGTCATCGCAAGACTCATTTCTCAAATCGCGCGTTTCTTTACTGGCATCGAAATTCATCCCGGTGCAGAAATAGGTAAACGTCTATTCATCGACCACGGTATGGGCGTTGTCATTGGCGAAACTTGTAGAATTGGGAATAATGTCACTATTTATCAAGGTGTCACATTAGGTGGTACTGGTAAAGAAAAAGGGAAAAGACACCCAGACATTGGCGACAACGTATTGATTGCAGCAGGCGCAAAGGTTTTAGGTAATATCCAAATTGATTCAGATGTGAATATTGGTGCTAATTCTGTCGTTTTAACTTCTGTTCCTAGTTATTCAACAGTAGTTGGTATTCCGGGCCATATAGTTAAGCAAGATGGTAAACGTATTGGTAAAACATTTGATCATTTGAATTTACCAGACCCTATCTATGAGCAAATGAAGGAATTAGAGCGTCAGTTAGAGAAAACAAGAAACGGAGAGATACAAGATGATTACATTATATAA
- the gltX gene encoding glutamate--tRNA ligase gives MSDRVRVRYAPSPTGYLHIGNARTALFNYLFAKHYDGDFVIRIEDTDSKRNLEDGESSQFENLKWLGIEWDESIDKDKGYGPYRQSERAEIYNPLIQQLLDEDKAYKCYMTEDELEAEREEQIARGEMPRYGGKHAHLTEEERQQFEAEGRKPSIRFRVPKDTTFKFDDMVKGEISFDSNNMGDWVIVKKDGVPTYNFAVAIDDHYMEISDVIRGDDHISNTPKQIMIYETFGWEPPRFAHMSLIVNEERKKLSKRDGQILQFIEQYRDLGYLPEALFNFITLLGWSPEGEDEIYSKEEFIKIFDEKRLSKSPAFFDKQKLAWINNQYMKQKDAETVFELALPHLIKAELLPENPSEADLDWGRKLVALYQKEMSYAGEIVPLSEIFFRDEQALGKDEQEILDGEQVPELINHLYGKLEALEPFEAAEIKKTIKEVQKETGIKGKQLFMPIRVAVTGQMHGPELPNTIEVLGKDKVLTRLKKYL, from the coding sequence ATGAGCGATCGTGTAAGAGTTAGATACGCACCTAGCCCGACAGGTTATTTGCATATTGGTAATGCAAGAACAGCATTATTTAACTATTTATTTGCCAAACATTATGATGGAGATTTTGTTATCCGTATTGAAGATACAGATAGTAAACGTAATTTAGAAGACGGAGAATCTTCTCAATTTGAAAACTTAAAATGGTTAGGCATTGAATGGGACGAATCAATTGATAAAGATAAAGGATACGGCCCATACCGTCAGTCTGAACGTGCAGAAATTTACAACCCATTAATTCAACAATTATTGGACGAAGATAAAGCATACAAATGCTATATGACTGAAGATGAATTAGAAGCTGAACGTGAGGAACAAATTGCACGTGGTGAAATGCCTAGATATGGTGGTAAACATGCACATTTAACTGAAGAAGAACGTCAACAGTTTGAAGCTGAAGGTCGTAAACCATCTATTCGTTTCAGAGTTCCTAAAGATACTACTTTTAAATTTGATGACATGGTTAAAGGCGAAATTTCATTTGATTCAAATAATATGGGTGACTGGGTCATCGTTAAAAAAGATGGCGTACCAACGTATAACTTTGCGGTAGCAATAGACGACCATTATATGGAAATCTCAGATGTTATTCGTGGTGATGATCATATTTCAAACACACCAAAACAAATTATGATATATGAGACATTCGGTTGGGAACCTCCACGTTTTGCGCATATGTCACTAATTGTGAATGAAGAACGTAAAAAATTAAGTAAACGTGATGGTCAAATACTACAATTTATTGAGCAATACCGTGATCTAGGATATTTACCTGAAGCGTTATTTAACTTTATAACATTATTAGGTTGGTCTCCAGAAGGCGAAGATGAAATCTACTCTAAAGAGGAATTCATTAAAATATTTGATGAAAAACGCTTATCAAAATCACCTGCTTTCTTTGATAAACAAAAGCTAGCATGGATTAATAACCAATATATGAAACAAAAAGATGCTGAAACAGTATTCGAACTTGCATTACCACATTTAATTAAAGCTGAATTACTACCAGAAAATCCTTCTGAAGCTGATTTAGATTGGGGACGTAAGCTAGTTGCGTTATATCAAAAAGAAATGAGTTATGCAGGTGAAATTGTACCGTTGTCAGAAATTTTCTTCCGTGATGAACAAGCTTTAGGCAAAGATGAGCAAGAAATTTTAGATGGCGAACAAGTTCCTGAATTAATCAATCATTTATACGGTAAATTAGAAGCTTTAGAACCATTTGAAGCTGCAGAGATTAAAAAGACAATTAAAGAAGTACAAAAAGAAACAGGTATTAAAGGTAAGCAATTGTTCATGCCTATCAGAGTTGCGGTAACTGGACAAATGCATGGACCGGAATTACCAAATACGATTGAAGTACTTGGCAAAGACAAAGTTTTAACAAGACTTAAAAAATATTTATAA
- a CDS encoding PIN/TRAM domain-containing protein: MNMVKFIVILCYIILGASLGVYFIPAITTDAGLGNIALLTNSYFTGLIGIILFFLIFGWFINKITIGMKELERTFMRQSAVEILFATIGLIIGLLISVMISFIFQIIGNNVLNHFVPIIITIVLGYLGFQFGLKKRDEMLLFLPENMARSMSINARNAVPKIIDTSAIIDGRIVDIIKCGFIDGEILIPQGVINELQIVADANDSVKREKGQRGLDILNELYDTDHPTRIIHPTKTHSDIDAMLIKLAQHYRAHVITTDFNLNKVCHVQGIQALNVNDLSEAIKPNVHQGDRFNLLLTKMGKESGQAVGYLDDGTMVVVDNAKKNIGEHIDLEVISLLQTSSGRIIFAKKLETV; this comes from the coding sequence GTGAATATGGTAAAATTCATTGTAATCTTGTGCTATATCATATTAGGTGCAAGTTTAGGTGTATATTTTATTCCTGCTATTACTACGGATGCTGGTTTAGGCAATATAGCATTATTAACTAATAGCTATTTTACTGGTCTCATTGGTATTATTTTATTCTTTTTAATTTTTGGGTGGTTTATTAATAAAATCACTATAGGAATGAAAGAATTAGAGCGAACGTTTATGCGTCAAAGCGCAGTGGAAATATTATTTGCGACGATTGGACTTATTATAGGCCTATTAATTTCAGTAATGATATCATTTATTTTTCAAATTATCGGAAACAATGTCTTAAATCATTTTGTGCCAATTATTATTACTATCGTTTTAGGTTATTTAGGTTTCCAATTCGGATTAAAAAAGCGTGATGAAATGTTGCTCTTTTTACCTGAAAATATGGCGCGTTCAATGTCGATTAACGCAAGAAATGCAGTGCCTAAAATTATTGATACAAGCGCGATTATAGATGGTCGAATTGTTGATATTATTAAATGTGGTTTTATAGATGGTGAAATTTTGATACCACAAGGCGTTATCAATGAACTTCAAATAGTAGCCGATGCAAATGACAGTGTAAAACGTGAAAAAGGACAACGCGGTTTGGATATCTTAAATGAATTGTATGATACAGATCATCCGACAAGAATTATTCATCCTACAAAAACGCATAGCGATATCGATGCGATGCTAATCAAATTAGCACAACATTATAGAGCGCATGTGATAACTACTGATTTTAATTTAAATAAAGTCTGTCATGTGCAAGGCATACAAGCATTAAATGTTAATGATTTATCCGAAGCCATTAAGCCAAATGTCCATCAAGGTGATCGCTTTAACCTATTGTTAACTAAAATGGGTAAAGAATCTGGTCAAGCAGTTGGCTATTTAGATGATGGTACAATGGTTGTTGTCGATAATGCCAAGAAAAATATTGGAGAACATATTGATTTAGAAGTTATAAGCTTATTACAAACATCTTCAGGTAGAATTATTTTTGCGAAGAAATTAGAAACAGTGTAA
- the radA gene encoding DNA repair protein RadA — translation MAKKKVIYECMACGYQSPKWMGKCPNCGAWNQMEESIAQKESSPKHGVRSKSTSSKVQKLNEVRHETTPRIKSKSDEFNRVLGGGVVSGSLVLIGGDPGIGKSTLLLQICAALSQDYNILYITGEESLNQTKLRAERLEEDSSQLNVFAETDLEIIHETVKQIQPDMIVVDSIQTIFHPEISSAPGSVSQVRESTQSLMNIAKQMNIATFIVGHVTKEGQIAGPRLLEHMVDTVLYFEGDEHHAYRILRAVKNRFGSTNEMGIFEMKQSGLKGVQNPSEMFLEERSTNVPGSTIVSTMEGTRPLLIEVQALVTPTTFNNPRRMATGIDHNRLSLLMAVLEKKENYLLQQQDAYIKVAGGVRLTEPAVDLGIIIATASSFKDKAVDGLDCFIGEVGLTGEVRRVSRIEQRVQEAAKLGFKKVIIPETNIGGWTFPDNIKVVGVKSVHEALKHALKN, via the coding sequence TTGGCCAAAAAGAAAGTAATTTATGAATGTATGGCATGTGGCTATCAATCTCCGAAATGGATGGGAAAATGCCCGAACTGCGGTGCATGGAATCAAATGGAAGAGAGTATAGCGCAGAAAGAAAGTAGTCCGAAACATGGTGTGAGAAGCAAGTCTACATCATCTAAAGTGCAAAAGTTAAATGAAGTTCGTCATGAAACGACGCCTAGAATTAAAAGTAAATCTGACGAGTTTAATAGAGTCCTTGGTGGCGGTGTAGTAAGTGGTTCATTAGTACTGATTGGTGGAGACCCAGGTATTGGGAAATCTACATTATTATTACAAATCTGTGCTGCCTTATCTCAAGACTATAATATTTTATACATAACAGGTGAAGAATCTTTAAATCAAACTAAGTTAAGGGCCGAAAGATTAGAAGAGGATTCTAGTCAGTTAAATGTATTTGCAGAAACGGATTTAGAAATCATTCATGAAACAGTAAAACAAATACAACCCGATATGATTGTTGTGGACTCGATTCAAACAATATTCCACCCGGAAATCAGTTCTGCACCTGGTTCAGTGTCACAAGTTAGAGAGAGTACCCAAAGTCTTATGAATATTGCTAAACAAATGAATATTGCTACATTTATCGTTGGTCATGTAACGAAAGAAGGTCAAATTGCAGGCCCACGTTTACTTGAACATATGGTTGATACTGTATTGTATTTTGAAGGTGATGAACACCACGCTTATCGAATTTTAAGAGCGGTCAAAAACCGTTTTGGTTCTACTAATGAGATGGGTATTTTCGAGATGAAACAGAGTGGTTTAAAAGGTGTCCAAAATCCTTCTGAAATGTTTTTAGAAGAACGTTCGACAAATGTGCCAGGTTCTACGATTGTATCAACTATGGAAGGTACTAGACCATTGTTGATTGAGGTACAAGCTTTAGTCACGCCAACTACTTTTAACAACCCTAGACGAATGGCTACAGGTATCGATCACAATCGTTTAAGCTTATTGATGGCTGTATTAGAGAAAAAAGAAAATTATTTGCTACAACAACAAGACGCATATATTAAAGTTGCAGGTGGGGTTAGATTAACGGAGCCTGCAGTTGACTTAGGTATTATAATAGCTACAGCGTCAAGTTTTAAAGATAAGGCTGTTGATGGCTTGGATTGTTTTATAGGCGAAGTTGGACTTACTGGTGAAGTACGACGCGTTTCTAGAATAGAACAACGCGTACAAGAAGCAGCTAAACTAGGATTTAAAAAAGTTATTATACCCGAAACAAATATAGGTGGCTGGACATTCCCAGACAACATAAAAGTTGTAGGCGTAAAAAGTGTCCACGAGGCTTTAAAACATGCTTTAAAAAACTAA
- a CDS encoding ATP-dependent Clp protease ATP-binding subunit, with amino-acid sequence MLFGRLTERAQRVLAHAQEEAIRLNHSNIGTEHLLLGLMKEPEGIAAKVLESFDITEEKVIEEVEKLIGHGQEQMGALHYTPRAKKVIELSMDEARKLHHNFVGTEHILLGLIRENEGVAARVFANLDLNITKARAQVVKALGSPEMNNKNAQANKSNNTPTLDSLARDLTVIAKDGTLDPVIGRNSEITRVIEVLSRRTKNNPVLIGEPGVGKTAIAEGLAQAIVNSEVPETLKNKRVMSLDMGTVVAGTKYRGEFEERLKKVMEEIHQAGNVILFIDELHTLVGAGGAEGAIDASNILKPALARGELQCIGATTLDEYRKNIEKDAALERRFQPVQVDEPTVEDTVEILKGLRDRYEAHHRINISDEAVEAAVKLSNRYVSDRFLPDKAIDLIDEASSKVRLKSHTTPPNLKEIEQQIEQVKNEKDAAVHAQEFENAANLRDKQTKLEKQYEEANNNWKNTQNGESTSLSEEDIAEVIAGWTGIPLTRINETESQRLLNLEDSLHERVIGQKEAVNSISKAVRRARAGLKDPKRPIGSFIFLGPTGVGKTELARALAESMFGEEDAMIRVDMSEFMEKHAVSRLVGAPPGYVGHDDGGQLTEKVRRKPYSVILFDEIEKAHPDVFNILLQVLDDGHLTDTKGRRVDFRNTVIIMTSNVGAQELQDQRFAGFGGAAEGQAYETIRKTMLKELKNAFRPEFLNRVDDTIVFHKLDQDELKEIVTMMVNKLTERLTEQDINIEVTEKAKGKIAEEGYDPEYGARPLIRAIQKTVEDNLSELILDGNKIEGKDVVIDHDGEEFKYDIKKRKKASKTKETTES; translated from the coding sequence ATGTTATTTGGAAGACTTACAGAACGTGCGCAGCGCGTATTAGCACATGCACAAGAAGAAGCAATCCGTTTAAATCATTCTAATATCGGTACAGAACATTTGCTTCTAGGTTTAATGAAAGAACCGGAAGGCATCGCAGCAAAAGTTTTAGAGTCATTCGATATTACTGAAGAAAAAGTAATCGAAGAAGTAGAAAAACTTATCGGTCATGGCCAAGAGCAAATGGGTGCATTGCACTACACACCTAGAGCCAAAAAAGTAATCGAATTATCTATGGATGAAGCAAGAAAATTACACCACAATTTTGTAGGTACAGAACACATCTTACTAGGTTTAATTCGTGAAAATGAAGGCGTTGCGGCACGTGTATTTGCCAATTTAGATTTAAATATTACAAAAGCGCGTGCACAAGTTGTTAAAGCATTAGGTAGTCCTGAAATGAATAACAAAAATGCACAAGCAAATAAATCAAATAATACACCAACATTAGATAGTTTAGCGCGTGATTTAACAGTTATCGCTAAAGACGGTACATTAGATCCTGTAATTGGTAGAAATAGTGAAATTACTCGTGTTATCGAAGTGCTTAGCCGTCGTACTAAAAACAACCCAGTATTAATTGGTGAACCTGGTGTTGGTAAAACAGCGATAGCAGAAGGATTAGCGCAAGCAATCGTTAATAGTGAAGTGCCTGAAACATTGAAAAACAAACGTGTTATGTCATTAGATATGGGTACAGTAGTCGCTGGTACTAAATATCGAGGCGAATTCGAAGAACGTTTGAAAAAAGTGATGGAAGAAATTCATCAAGCTGGTAATGTTATTCTATTTATCGACGAATTGCATACGCTTGTAGGTGCTGGTGGTGCAGAAGGTGCAATCGATGCTTCTAATATCTTGAAACCAGCATTAGCACGTGGAGAATTACAATGTATTGGTGCGACAACATTAGATGAATACCGTAAAAATATTGAAAAAGATGCTGCACTTGAACGTCGTTTCCAACCCGTTCAAGTCGACGAACCAACTGTTGAAGATACAGTAGAAATATTAAAAGGTTTACGTGATCGTTATGAAGCACATCACCGTATCAACATTTCAGATGAAGCGGTAGAAGCAGCAGTAAAATTAAGTAATCGTTATGTTTCTGACCGTTTCTTACCAGACAAAGCGATTGATTTAATTGATGAAGCTAGTTCAAAAGTAAGACTTAAAAGTCACACTACACCACCAAACTTAAAAGAAATCGAACAACAAATTGAACAAGTTAAAAATGAAAAAGATGCTGCAGTACATGCGCAAGAATTTGAAAATGCAGCTAACTTAAGAGATAAACAAACTAAACTAGAAAAACAATACGAAGAAGCCAACAATAATTGGAAAAACACACAAAATGGTGAAAGCACATCCTTATCAGAAGAAGACATCGCAGAAGTTATTGCAGGATGGACTGGTATCCCATTAACTCGTATTAATGAAACAGAATCTCAACGTCTACTAAACTTAGAAGATTCTCTTCATGAAAGAGTTATTGGTCAAAAAGAAGCGGTTAATTCAATTAGTAAAGCTGTCAGACGTGCACGTGCTGGATTAAAAGATCCAAAACGTCCAATTGGTAGTTTTATCTTCTTAGGACCAACTGGTGTTGGTAAAACAGAATTAGCACGTGCTTTAGCTGAGTCAATGTTTGGCGAAGAAGATGCGATGATTCGTGTCGACATGAGTGAATTCATGGAAAAACACGCTGTGAGTCGTTTAGTCGGAGCCCCTCCAGGCTACGTAGGACATGATGACGGTGGTCAATTAACTGAAAAAGTTAGACGTAAACCATACTCAGTCATTCTATTTGATGAAATCGAAAAAGCGCACCCTGATGTATTTAACATCTTGTTACAAGTGCTTGATGATGGACATCTTACAGATACAAAAGGTCGCCGTGTAGACTTCAGAAATACAGTAATCATTATGACTTCAAACGTCGGTGCACAAGAATTACAAGATCAACGTTTTGCTGGTTTCGGTGGTGCAGCAGAAGGCCAAGCATACGAAACTATTCGCAAGACAATGTTAAAAGAACTGAAAAATGCATTCCGTCCAGAGTTCTTGAACCGTGTTGATGATACAATCGTCTTCCACAAACTAGATCAAGACGAATTAAAAGAAATCGTAACAATGATGGTTAATAAATTAACTGAACGCTTAACAGAACAAGATATTAATATTGAAGTTACTGAAAAAGCGAAAGGTAAAATTGCCGAAGAAGGTTATGACCCTGAATATGGTGCAAGACCATTGATCAGAGCAATTCAAAAAACTGTCGAAGATAACTTAAGTGAATTAATTTTAGACGGTAACAAAATTGAAGGTAAAGATGTTGTGATTGACCATGATGGTGAAGAATTTAAATACGACATTAAAAAGCGTAAAAAAGCTAGCAAAACTAAAGAAACAACAGAATCATAA
- a CDS encoding protein arginine kinase, which translates to MSEKEINSHISEWMRDEEEQPVVMSSRIRLARNLDNHVHPLMYPSEKEGERVINEVQDALPELTLQRLDTMDQQSKYKLVAKHLISPELIKQPAAAVLLNEDESLSLMINEEDHLRIQAMGNDLSLHTLFEKASELDDQIDQELDISFDESLGYLTTCPTNIGTGLRASVMLHLPGLSIMKRMNRIAQTINRFGFTIRGIYGEGSQVYGHIYQISNQLTLGKTELEIIDSLAEVVQQIINEELQIREQLNRHNHVETLDRVYRALGVLKYSRLISMEEASFRLSEVKLGIDLGYIELEDFKFNELMIAIQSAFLLDSEDDKSVNEKRSDILRKHIK; encoded by the coding sequence ATGAGCGAAAAGGAAATTAATTCACATATTAGTGAATGGATGCGTGACGAAGAAGAACAACCCGTAGTAATGTCCTCAAGAATTAGACTCGCGCGTAACTTAGATAATCATGTACACCCACTGATGTATCCTTCAGAAAAAGAAGGTGAAAGAGTCATTAATGAAGTACAAGATGCGCTTCCCGAGTTAACGTTGCAAAGGCTAGATACAATGGACCAACAAAGCAAATACAAACTCGTTGCGAAACATCTTATAAGCCCTGAATTAATCAAACAACCTGCGGCAGCGGTATTGTTAAACGAAGATGAGTCATTAAGTTTAATGATTAACGAAGAAGATCATTTGCGTATTCAAGCAATGGGTAATGATTTATCGTTGCACACGTTATTTGAAAAAGCTTCTGAACTAGATGACCAAATAGATCAAGAATTAGATATTAGTTTTGATGAAAGTTTAGGTTATTTAACTACTTGTCCTACTAATATTGGTACGGGTTTAAGGGCAAGTGTCATGCTCCACTTACCTGGATTATCAATCATGAAACGAATGAACCGTATTGCTCAAACGATAAATCGTTTTGGATTTACGATTAGAGGTATATACGGGGAAGGTTCACAAGTGTATGGTCATATTTATCAAATTTCTAATCAATTAACTTTAGGTAAAACAGAATTAGAAATTATAGATAGCTTAGCAGAAGTCGTGCAACAAATTATTAACGAAGAATTACAAATTCGTGAACAACTCAATCGCCATAATCATGTTGAAACGTTGGATAGAGTTTATCGTGCATTAGGCGTTTTGAAATATAGTAGACTGATTTCAATGGAAGAAGCATCTTTCAGATTGAGTGAAGTGAAATTAGGTATCGATTTAGGTTATATTGAACTAGAAGACTTTAAGTTTAATGAATTAATGATAGCTATTCAATCTGCGTTTTTATTAGATAGTGAAGACGATAAATCAGTAAATGAAAAACGATCAGATATATTGAGAAAGCATATAAAATAG
- a CDS encoding UvrB/UvrC motif-containing protein, with product MLCENCHLNEAEVKLSVKGQDGIQEKWVCSTCAQGGNPWTQDKQVESHQDDIEGAFVVKQILQHLASKHGINFDEITFKEAKRCPTCQMTLRDIAHVGKFGCADCYDTFKEDIIDIVRRVQGGQFEHTGKTPHSSYKKLALKKQIEEKTNYLNHLIEEQEFEQAAVVRDEIKALKTDSEVSRDERKGN from the coding sequence GTGTTATGTGAAAATTGCCATTTAAATGAGGCAGAAGTAAAATTATCGGTTAAAGGCCAAGACGGTATACAAGAAAAGTGGGTATGTTCGACGTGCGCACAAGGTGGTAACCCTTGGACTCAAGATAAACAAGTAGAAAGTCATCAAGACGATATCGAAGGCGCGTTCGTTGTTAAACAAATCTTACAACACCTTGCTTCTAAACACGGCATCAACTTTGATGAAATTACTTTTAAAGAAGCAAAACGATGTCCGACTTGCCAAATGACATTAAGAGATATAGCACATGTAGGTAAATTTGGCTGTGCTGATTGTTATGACACATTTAAAGAAGATATTATAGATATAGTTAGACGCGTCCAAGGTGGTCAATTTGAACATACCGGTAAAACACCACACTCGTCTTATAAAAAATTAGCATTAAAGAAACAAATTGAAGAAAAAACAAATTATTTAAATCATTTGATAGAAGAACAAGAATTTGAACAAGCCGCAGTTGTAAGGGATGAAATTAAAGCATTAAAGACAGATAGCGAGGTGTCACGTGATGAGCGAAAAGGAAATTAA
- a CDS encoding CtsR family transcriptional regulator, translating into MHNMSDIIEQYIKKLFEDTNEDAVEIQRAHVAQRFDCVPSQLNYVIKTRFTNKHGYEIESKRGGGGYIRITKIENKDETGYINHLLQIIGPSISQQQAYYIIDGLLEKSYITEREAKMINAIIDRETLKMDIVARDIIRANILKRLLPIINYY; encoded by the coding sequence ATGCATAATATGTCAGACATCATAGAACAGTACATTAAAAAGTTATTTGAAGACACCAATGAAGACGCTGTTGAAATTCAACGTGCCCATGTTGCACAACGTTTCGACTGTGTTCCTTCGCAATTAAACTATGTGATTAAAACACGTTTTACTAATAAACATGGTTATGAAATAGAAAGTAAAAGAGGTGGCGGAGGGTATATCCGAATCACTAAAATTGAAAATAAAGATGAAACTGGTTATATTAATCACTTACTTCAAATTATTGGTCCTTCTATTTCACAACAACAAGCTTACTATATTATAGATGGTTTATTAGAAAAATCCTATATTACTGAAAGAGAAGCAAAAATGATTAATGCAATCATTGATAGAGAAACTTTAAAAATGGATATTGTAGCTAGAGACATTATTCGAGCTAACATTTTAAAACGTTTACTACCAATAATTAATTACTATTAA